Proteins encoded by one window of Puntigrus tetrazona isolate hp1 chromosome 17, ASM1883169v1, whole genome shotgun sequence:
- the si:ch211-132f19.7 gene encoding adenylate cyclase type 8: MALSSTEVTIPPKVCPAAPPSPNLKRKQLMWQNAVRHIIDQRGMHHEGRTVNSRKIIVTDAYIDDINRQIRNKAARGSAGMHKRRSSAARIHPLRERNSTCTRKSTDSLCDADFFVSWGFTACGIFLPVLHHKFKSHDLEHLYQQHSSGQRRASLVVTNVIDIFTKLHILFIYLAVAPEMVDSQRGWVAGLFMGLGAVLCVLVLTCKGLMSPDYLRYAGLASWLSQTVQALGGLAYGLEKDQSWYVLFTVFATYTLLPLPLLWSICIGFFTTALHLLVDALRNYNDTAIVRKLLAKGLLYMGMNTAGLFIHYLSDRAQRQAFLETRRCIEGRVKMERENQRQERLVMSILPRFIASEMIGDMTAMDDELLPQQFHKTYFHQYKDVSILFADIKGFTSLSMTMSAQDLVRTLNELFGRFDRLAEENHCMRIKILGDCYYCVSGVPEPQTAHARCCVEMGLAMINTIRYVRKELKRDVDMRIGIHSGSVLCGVLGLQKWQFDVWSWDVDVANMLEAGGIPGRIHISRATLDCLAGVYETEEGRGYERNEFLRKHKIDTFLICHTPQEDKEPPKVRRTSKDETTWSAELPFDNIIGMNCILATFTNGSLVQLPSQITPHCAGSREINKRIKQAIEVRSSERMRKEHITPFTLVFKDRHIEGKFSQMRDEMFKSNLACSFLMLLFIMAVQALIPSPQISPMVIQFLVFLFVYVLLLLVTLAEEFKHSPPYLQHLCCLIHETKSIRNLLTLTAIAINFGVASCDILWCNTVLEAEESNKNSEQSAQWPVNICTHPEFFVLSGVVAMVTCAVFLRLSCLLKLAVLMLVIAVYTYLIEVAFHVLFIRQHQNGQIQRSQYLRRKGVSVLLMAIFVVVVLYNSRQLETTARLDFLWRLQARQEVEDMKELREHNECLLYNILPAHVARHFLERDRNNEDLFSESYDRVGVMFASIPGFTDYYEKKELIHQDVECLRLLNEIIADFDELMEEPYFQDIEKIKTIGSCYMAASGLSPEKQECEDEWAHLSTLVLYALAMQETLKQINKRTSNNFQLRVGISHGPVVAGVIGATKPQYDIWGMTVNLASRMDSTGLRGRIQVPESTSRILADRGFVLQLRGDIYVKGVSEQRGGVRTYFVSSREQSSSYAERNTSRGISLGRNTLAAVVFSLVQARKKEELREANGGFHLMDIT, encoded by the exons ATGGCTTTGAGTTCTACAGAAGTCACTATTCCACCTAAGGTATGTCCAGCTGCACCTCCCTCCCCAAACTTGAAACGCAAGCAGCTAATGTGGCAGAATGCAGTACGTCACATTATCGACCAACGAGGAATGCACCATGAGGGACGAACAGTCAATTCTCGAAAAATCATTGTTACCGATGCCTACATCGATGACATCAACAGACAGATTCGTAATAAAGCTGCACGGGGAAGCGCAGGCATGCATAAGCGGCGTTCCTCTGCAGCCCGCATTCATCCATTAAGAGAGCGCAACTCCACCTGCACACGGAAGTCCACCGACTCTCTCTGTGATGCTGACTTCTTCGTAAGCTGGGGCTTCACAGCGTGTGGCATCTTCCTTCCGGTTCTCCACCACAAGTTTAAATCTCACGATCTTGAGCATCTGTACCAGCAGCACTCATCTGGTCAACGCCGAGCTTCCCTTGTAGTCACTAATGTCATTGATATCTTTACCAAACTTCATATCCTCTTCATCTACCTGGCTGTGGCCCCTGAGATGGTGGACTCTCAACGAGGATGGGTGGCTGGCCTCTTTATGGGACTTGGAGcagttttatgtgttttagtTCTGACCTGTAAAGGATTGATGTCTCCAGATTACCTGCGCTATGCTGGGCTGGCAAGCTGGCTGTCCCAGACTGTGCAGGCATTGGGAGGTTTGGCATATGGGTTAGAGAAGGACCAGTCCTGGTATGTGCTCTTCACCGTGTTCGCCACCTACACGCTATTGCCCCTACCTCTACTATGGTCCATCTGCATAGGGTTCTTCACCACTGCTTTGCACCTGTTGGTGGATGCCCTTAGGAATTATAATGACACAGCCATTGTAAGAAAG TTACTTGCAAAAGGTCTGTTGTACATGGGTATGAATACCGCAGGACTGTTCATTCACTACTTATCAGATCGCGCCCAAAGGCAGGCATTTCTTGAGACACGCCGTTGCATTGAGGGACGAGTCAAAATGGAACGAGAGAACCAGAGACAG GAGCGGTTGGTCATGTCCATTCTTCCTCGATTTATTGCCTCGGAGATGATTGGTGATATGACTGCTATGGATGATGAATTGCTTCCTCAACAGTTTCATAAGACCTACTTTCATCAGTACAAAGATGTCAG TATCCTGTTTGCTGATATAAAAGGCTTCACCTCTCTCTCAATGACCATGTCGGCTCAGGATTTGGTGCGCACACTAAATGAGCTGTTTGGACGCTTTGATCGCCTTGCTGAG GAGAATCACTGCATGAGGATAAAGATTCTTGGAGATTGTTATTACTGTGTGTCTGGGGTCCCAGAGCCCCAAACTGCACATGCTCGCTGCTGTGTGGAGATGGGTCTGGCAATGATCAACACTATACG TTATGTACGTAAGGAGCTGAAGAGAGATGTGGACATGCGTATCGGTATCCATTCTGGCTCGGTTCTGTGTGGGGTTTTGGGTCTGCAGAAATGGCAATTTGATGTGTGGTCTTGGGATGTAGATGTTGCCAACATGCTAGAGGCTGGAGGAATCCCAGG gAGGATTCATATATCACGAGCGACCCTGGACTGTCTAGCGGGGGTATATGAAACAGAAGAAGGTCGAGGCTATGAGCGGAATGAGTTTTTACGCAAACACAAGATCGACACTTTTCTGATCTGTCATACGCCGCAGGAAGACAAGGAGCCCCCTAAAGTCCGGAGGACCAGCAAAGATGAGACAACATGGAGCGCTGAGCTTCCTTTTGATAACATCATTGGAATGAACTGC ATCTTAGCCACTTTCACCAATGGCTCCCTGGTGCAGTTGCCCAGTCAGATTACTCCTCATTGTGCCGGGTCTCGGGAAATCAACAAGAGAATCAAGCAAGCCATCGAGGTGCGCAGCAGTGAGCGAATGCGTAAAGAACACATCACACCCTTCACGCTCGTCTTCAAAGACAGACACATCGAGGGAAAG TTTTCTCAGATGCGAGATGAGATGTTCAAGTCCAACTTGGCCTGCTCGTTCCTAATGCTTCTCTTTATCATGGCCGTACAGGCCCTCATCCCCTCACCACA AATCTCTCCTATGGTAATCCAGTTTCTAGTGTTCCTGTTTGTCTACGTGCTTCTGCTTCTGGTAACACTGGCTGAGGAATTTAAGCACTCCCCACCGTACTTACAGCACCTGTGCTGCTTGATCCACGAGACCAAGAGCATCCGTAACCTGCTCACCCTCACCGCTATTGCTATTAACTTTGGCGTGGCCTCCTGTGATATT TTGTGGTGTAACACAGTTTTGGAGGCTGAAGAAAGTAACAAGAACTCTGAACAAAGTGCACAGTGGCCAGTAAACATCTGCACCCACCCTGAG TTCTTTGTTTTGAGCGGTGTGGTGGCTATGGTGACGTGTGCTGTGTTCCTGAGGCTCAGCTGTCTGTTGAAGTTGGCCGTACTTATGTTAGTCATTGCAGTTTACACGTACCTCATCGAGGTAGCCTTCCATGTGCTCTTTATCCGCCAACACCAAAATGGCCAAATTCAGAG ATCTCAATACCTCAGACGCAAAGGTGTTTCTGTGTTGCTAATGGCCATTTTTGTTGTGGTTGTCCTCTACAACAGTAGACAG TTAGAAACTACAGCCAGGCTTGACTTCCTGTGGCGTCTTCAGGCCAGACAGGAAGTGGAGGACATGAAGGAATTGAGGGAGCATAACGAGTGTTTGCTGTATAACATACTTCCTGCCCATGTCGCCCGCCACTTTcttgagagagacagaaataaTGAG GACCTGTTCTCTGAATCCTACGACCGAGTTGGGGTGATGTTTGCTTCCATTCCAGGCTTTACAGATTATTACGAGAAGAAAGAGTTGATTCATCAGGATGTGGAGTGTCTGCGTCTTCTTAATGAGATCATCGCTGACTTTGATGAG CTAATGGAAGAGCCTTATTTCCAGGACATAGAGAAAATCAAAACCATTGGCAGCTGCTACATGGCTGCATCTGGTCTGTCTCCTGAAAAACAG GAATGTGAAGATGAGTGGGCTCACCTCAGTACGCTGGTCCTGTACGCTTTGGCCATGcaagaaacactgaaacaaataaacaaacgtACCTCAAACAACTTTCAGCTGCGTGTCG GTATTTCTCATGGGCCTGTAGTTGCCGGAGTGATTGGCGCCACTAAACCCCAGTACGATATCTGGGGCATGACCGTGAATCTTGCTAGCCGAATGGACAGCACAGGACTCAGAGGGCGTATTCAGGTTCCAGAGAGCACAAGCCGTATCCTGGCTGACCGCGGCTTTGTGCTGCAGCTTAGAGGAGATATCTACGTCAAAGGGGTTAGCGAACAGCGAGGAGGGGTCCGCACATATTTTGTTAGCAGCCGGGAACAGAGCTCAAGCTACGCAGAGAGAAACACCAGCAGAGGGATATCTCTCGGGAGGAACACCCTCGCAGCGGTGGTCTTTTCCCTGGTGCAGGCCCGCAAGAAAGAGGAGTTACGAGAGGCCAACGGAGGTTTTCATCTTATGGATATCACATGA
- the dnajc27 gene encoding dnaJ homolog subfamily C member 27, producing MDTNVQKRRENKKSLRVKVISLGNAEVGKSCIIKRYCEKRFVPKYLATIGIDYGVTKVQVRDREIKVNIFDMAGHPFFYEVRSEFYKDSQGVILVYDVGLRESFDALDSWLTEMKQEMGSQANMENIIFVVCANKVDLTKRRVVDESEGRLWAESRGFHYFETSAQSGEGINEMFQAFFSSITDMCENGGKRPTPEVNVGFTKEQADTIRRIRNSKDSWDMLGVKPGATREEVNKAYRKLAVLLHPDKCVAPGSEDAFKAVVNARTSLLKNIN from the exons ATGGACACGAATGTTCAGAAGAGGCGAGAAAACAAGAAGTCGTTACGAGTTAAGGTCATTAGTCTGGGAAATGCCGAGGTGGGGAAG agcTGCATTATTAAGCGATACTGCGAGAAGCGGTTTGTGCCCAAATATCTAGCTACTATTGGGATAGATTATGGTGTAACCAA GGTCCAGGTTCGAGACAGGGAgataaaagtaaacatttttgataTGGCTGGACATCCTTTCTTTTATGAG GTCCGTAGCGAGTTTTATAAGGACTCTCAGGGGGTGATTCTAGTCTATGACGTTGGTCTGAGGGAGAGTTTTGATGCTCTGGACAGCTGGCTCACGGAGATGAAGCAGGAAATGGGCTCACAGGCCAACATGGAGAACATCATCTTCGTCGTGTGTGCCAACAAG GTTGACCTGACAAAAAGGCGAGTTGTGGATGAGAGTGAGGGGAGACTGTGGGCCGAGAGCAGAGGATTTCATTACTTTGAAACTTCCGCTCAGAGCGGCGAAGGCATCAATGAAATGTTTCAG gcatttttttcttccataaCTGACATGTGTGAAAATGGAGGGAAGAGGCCCACTCCGGAGGTCAATGTAGGTTTTACTAAAGAGCAAGCCGACACCATCCGACGCATCCGCAACAGCAAAGACAGCTGGGACATGCTGGGGGTTAAACCTGGGGCCACTAG GGAGGAAGTCAACAAGGCATACAGGAAGTTGGCTGTACTGCTGCACCCGGATAAGTGTGTGGCCCCAGGCAGCGAAGACGCCTTTAAAGCGGTGGTTAACGCTCGCACATCCCTGCTCAAGAATATCAA TTGA
- the efr3ba gene encoding protein EFR3 homolog B isoform X2 produces MCVCVCVSLSLSLSGYVTEKEASGKEQRISSGFPSMYGVCGCCGALRPRYKRLVDNIFPEDPEDGLVKANMEKLTFYALSAPEKLDRIGAYLSERLSRDVARHRYGYVCIAMEALDQLLMACHCQSINLFVESFLTMVRKLLEADKPNLQILGTNSFVKFANIEEDTASYHRSYDFFVSRFSEMCHSSYEDPDIRTKIRMAGIRGLQGVVRKTVNDELQANIWDPQHMDKIVPSLLFNLQQEEGIERSPSPETEKEKESPVELTERCFRELLGRAAYGNIKNAVKPVLMHLDNHSLWESKTFAVRCFKIIMYSIQSQHSHLVIQQLLGHLDANSKNSARVRAGIVEVISEAAVIEASGSIGPTVLEVFNTLLKQLRLSVDYELTGSYDSFANMGSKVIKVHEERQLQEAVIKTIGSFANTLPTYQRSEVMLFIIGKIPVPGMYPALGSANTGVEGSRMIQIMLLKSLLQVTAGFQSTNILTALPTSFLDPLLSFTLMEDAEIRLLVLDILISIIDRHDNRHKFSPVRIISDISVLKLKVDKCSRQDNLFMKKHSQRLYRHIYLACKEESSVQRHFESLYTLLGLVCVELANEEVVVDLIRLALALQDLALTEEALPVYSRCAIHALSAAYLNLISQLTTVPTFCQHVHVVIESRKKLVPFLLPEDVLVESSKVPEKLEKVEGEVLFVQAKIAEMLGGSGYNTERLATSYIPQITDEDRLSKRKSIGDTISLQLEMESRNSPEKEQRSTAEQITFETLKQAIDSVNVEELERERRRQVVERFQTAPFEEIAAHCGARASLLQSKLNQIFEITIRPPPSPSGSVGNGHGRSRSVPVYEMKFPDLCVY; encoded by the exons atgtgtgtgtgtgtgtgtgtctctctctctctctctctctctggctatGTGACAGAGAAAGAGGCTTCAGGCAAAGAACAGAGAATTTCATCAGGTTTTCCATCAATGTACG GTGTTTGTGGATGCTGTGGGGCCCTGAGACCCCGCTATAAGAGGCTGGTGGATAACATCTTTCCGGAAGACCCTGAG GACGGATTGGTGAAAGCTAACATGGAGAAGCTAACTTTTTACGCCTTGTCTGCTCCGGAGAAACTAGACCGTATCGGTGCCTACCTGTCAGAGAGGCTATCTAGAGACGTCGCCCGGCATAGATATGG GTACGTTTGCATCGCTATGGAGGCACTGGACCAGCTGTTGATGGCCTGTCACTGTCAGAGTATAAACCTTTTTGTGGAAAGTTTCCTCACTATGGTGCGCAAGCTGCTGGAAGCAGACAAACCCAATTTACAGATCCTGGGCACTAACTCA TTTGTAAAGTTTGCCAACATAGAGGAGGACACAGCATCGTACCATCGAAGCTACGATTTCTTCGTGTCACGCTTCAGTGAGATGTGCCATTCCAGTTACGAGGATCCAGATATTCGCACAAA GATTCGTATGGCAGGGATCAGGGGTCTTCAGGGGGTGGTGAGGAAAACCGTCAATGATGAACTGCAGGCAAATATTTGGGACCCTCAGCACATGGACAAAATCGTGCCGTCACTCCTTTTCAACCTCCAGCAGGAAGAAGGCATAGAGAG GTCTCCTTCTCCAGAGactgagaaagagaaggagagtcCGGTGGAGCTGACAGAGAGATGCTTTCGAGAGCTTTTAGGGCGAGCGGCCTACGGCAACATCAAGAACGCCGTGAAACCTGTGCTCAT GCACCTTGATAACCATTCGCTCTGGGAGAGCAAAACATTTGCAGTGCGCTGCTTTAAAATCATTATGTACTCCATTCAG TCTCAACATTCGCATCTGGTGATTCAACAGCTGTTGGGCCACTTGGATGCCAACAGTAAGAATTCAGCCCGAGTGCGTGCCGGGATAGTGGAGGTGATCTCAGAGGCAGCTGTCATAGAAGCCAGTGGATCCATAG GGCCCACAGTACTGGAAGTGTTCAATACTCTACTGAAGCAGCTCAGACTCAGTGTGGACTACGAGCTTACAGGATCCTACGACTCTTTCGCAAACATGGGCTCCAAGGTCATTAAAGTACACGAGGAGAGACAACTCCAAGAAGCTGTCATCAAAACTATTG GCTCATTTGCAAACACACTTCCCACCTACCAGCGCTCAGAAGTCATGCTGTTCATCATTGGTAAAATTCCCGTGCCAGGCATGTATCCGGCTCTGGGGTCAGCCAACACCGG GGTTGAGGGCAGCAGGATGATCCAGATTATGCTGCTGAAGTCTCTTCTGCAG GTAACAGCAGGATTCCAGTCTACAAACATTTTGACAGCACTTCCCACCTCATTCCTGGACCCGCTCTTGTCCTTCACTCTTATGGAGGACGCAGAGATTCGTCTACTCGTTCTTGACATTCTCATCAGCATCATTGATCGCCATGACAACCGGCACAAATTCTCCCCTGTCAG AATTATCTCAGATATCTCAGTACTGAAGTTGAAAGTAGACAAGTGCTCAAGGCAGGATAACCTGTTCATGAAGAAACACAGCCAGAGGCTGTACCGTCACATTTACCTTGCCTGCAAAGAGGAGAGCAGCGTCCAGCGGCACTTTGAGTCTCTGTATACTCTGCTGGGGTTGGTCTGTGTGGAGCTGGCCAATGAAGAGGTGGTAGTGGACCTGATCCGACTGGCTCTGGCATTACAG GACCTGGCCTTGACTGAAGAGGCTCTTCCTGTATACAGCCGCTGTGCCATCCACGCTCTGTCAGCTGCGTACCTGAACCTCATCAGCCAGCTGACCACTGTGCCCACCTTCTGCCAACACGTCCATGTG GTGATTGAGTCAAGAAAGAAACTTGTTCCTTTCCTGCTGCCAGAGGATGTTCTTGTTGAGAGCTCAAA ggTCCCAGAGAAGCTGGAGAAGGTGGAGGGAGAGGTGCTGTTTGTGCAGGCAAAGATAGCAGAGATGCTGGGCGGCAGCGGATACAACACAGAGAGACTGGCCACTTCATACATCCCACAGATCACAG ATGAAGACAGATTGTCTAAGAGGAAGAGTATTGGAGACACCATCTCCCTGCAGTTAGAGATGGAGTCTAGAAACAGTCCAGAGAAAGAGCAG AGATCCACAGCAGagcaaataacatttgaaaCTCTTAAACAAGCCATTG